From Corvus moneduloides isolate bCorMon1 chromosome 2, bCorMon1.pri, whole genome shotgun sequence, one genomic window encodes:
- the LOC116439136 gene encoding OX-2 membrane glycoprotein-like isoform X1, which produces MHQLVLQALAKNSAWAECVTEVKQIFSSNMTLRVLVLCLACSGLGKANVVPQAKHTKVRMGDSVTLSCALTKAMDVLQVTWQKDSEELHDNIATYSKTNGLKIHKPYEDRMNFTSLELYKTSITFWDTRMDDSGCYKCLFNAYPFGTFSGDTCLSVFGLNASVHYNISEGRLIVICNADGLPEPTITWNNLFNSTPTQKTVKHKNGIVSITSELEIYNIQSISAQDLTCSVNNTNEKIELPVKIKGEEGSSLLWLVIIVVILVVIIVLILIMLFWRKIICRRS; this is translated from the exons ATGCATCAGCTAGTTTTGCAGGCATTGGCAAAAAACTCAGCATGGGCAGAGTGTGTTACAGAG GTAAAGCAGATTTTCTCTTCCAACATGACTTTACGagttctggttttgtgtttggcATGTTCTGGGCTTGGAAAGGCAAATG TGGTTCCACAGGCTAAACACACAAAAGTGAGAATGGGTGACAGTGTGACTCTGAGCTGTGCCCTGACAAAAGCCATGGATGTTCTGCAAGTGACGTGGCAAAAGGACTCCGAAGAATTACATGATAATATAGCTAcatacagcaaaacaaatggaTTAAAGATTCACAAGCCCTATGAAGACAGAATGAATTTCACAAGCTTGGAACTCTACAAGACAAGCATAACTTTTTGGGATACTAGAATGGATGATTCAGGATGTTACAAGTGTCTCTTCAATGCTTACCCTTTTGGCACCTTCTCAGGAGATACCTGCCTGAGTGTTTTTG GTCTCAATGCATCTGTCCATTACAACATTTCTGAAGGTCGTTTGATAGTCATCTGTAATGCTGATGGCCTCCCAGAGCCCACCATCACCTGGAACAACCTGTTCAATTCTACTCCTACACAGAAGACAGTCAAGCACAAAAATGGGATTGTGTCCATCACCAGTGAACTGGAAATCTACAACATTCAGAGCATCAGTGCACAGGATTTGACCTGCAGTGTAAacaacacaaatgaaaaaattgagttgcctgtgaaaataaaaggag aagaGGGATCTTCATTGCTTTGGCTGGTGATTATTGTGGTGATTTTAGTAGTCATCATAGTTCTGATTCTGATTATGCTGTTCTGGAGGAAGATAATATGCAGGAGGAGTTGA
- the LOC116439136 gene encoding OX-2 membrane glycoprotein-like isoform X4 has product MTLRVLVLCLACSGLGKANVVPQAKHTKVRMGDSVTLSCALTKAMDVLQVTWQKDSEELHDNIATYSKTNGLKIHKPYEDRMNFTSLELYKTSITFWDTRMDDSGCYKCLFNAYPFGTFSGDTCLSVFGLNASVHYNISEGRLIVICNADGLPEPTITWNNLFNSTPTQKTVKHKNGIVSITSELEIYNIQSISAQDLTCSVNNTNEKIELPVKIKGEEGSSLLWLVIIVVILVVIIVLILIMLFWRKIICRRS; this is encoded by the exons ATGACTTTACGagttctggttttgtgtttggcATGTTCTGGGCTTGGAAAGGCAAATG TGGTTCCACAGGCTAAACACACAAAAGTGAGAATGGGTGACAGTGTGACTCTGAGCTGTGCCCTGACAAAAGCCATGGATGTTCTGCAAGTGACGTGGCAAAAGGACTCCGAAGAATTACATGATAATATAGCTAcatacagcaaaacaaatggaTTAAAGATTCACAAGCCCTATGAAGACAGAATGAATTTCACAAGCTTGGAACTCTACAAGACAAGCATAACTTTTTGGGATACTAGAATGGATGATTCAGGATGTTACAAGTGTCTCTTCAATGCTTACCCTTTTGGCACCTTCTCAGGAGATACCTGCCTGAGTGTTTTTG GTCTCAATGCATCTGTCCATTACAACATTTCTGAAGGTCGTTTGATAGTCATCTGTAATGCTGATGGCCTCCCAGAGCCCACCATCACCTGGAACAACCTGTTCAATTCTACTCCTACACAGAAGACAGTCAAGCACAAAAATGGGATTGTGTCCATCACCAGTGAACTGGAAATCTACAACATTCAGAGCATCAGTGCACAGGATTTGACCTGCAGTGTAAacaacacaaatgaaaaaattgagttgcctgtgaaaataaaaggag aagaGGGATCTTCATTGCTTTGGCTGGTGATTATTGTGGTGATTTTAGTAGTCATCATAGTTCTGATTCTGATTATGCTGTTCTGGAGGAAGATAATATGCAGGAGGAGTTGA
- the LOC116439136 gene encoding OX-2 membrane glycoprotein-like isoform X2 has protein sequence MPGSVSSCLRNPGVTPVKQIFSSNMTLRVLVLCLACSGLGKANVVPQAKHTKVRMGDSVTLSCALTKAMDVLQVTWQKDSEELHDNIATYSKTNGLKIHKPYEDRMNFTSLELYKTSITFWDTRMDDSGCYKCLFNAYPFGTFSGDTCLSVFGLNASVHYNISEGRLIVICNADGLPEPTITWNNLFNSTPTQKTVKHKNGIVSITSELEIYNIQSISAQDLTCSVNNTNEKIELPVKIKGEEGSSLLWLVIIVVILVVIIVLILIMLFWRKIICRRS, from the exons ATGCCGGGCTCGGTCAGCAGCTGCCTTCGGAACCCTGGTGTGACGCCA GTAAAGCAGATTTTCTCTTCCAACATGACTTTACGagttctggttttgtgtttggcATGTTCTGGGCTTGGAAAGGCAAATG TGGTTCCACAGGCTAAACACACAAAAGTGAGAATGGGTGACAGTGTGACTCTGAGCTGTGCCCTGACAAAAGCCATGGATGTTCTGCAAGTGACGTGGCAAAAGGACTCCGAAGAATTACATGATAATATAGCTAcatacagcaaaacaaatggaTTAAAGATTCACAAGCCCTATGAAGACAGAATGAATTTCACAAGCTTGGAACTCTACAAGACAAGCATAACTTTTTGGGATACTAGAATGGATGATTCAGGATGTTACAAGTGTCTCTTCAATGCTTACCCTTTTGGCACCTTCTCAGGAGATACCTGCCTGAGTGTTTTTG GTCTCAATGCATCTGTCCATTACAACATTTCTGAAGGTCGTTTGATAGTCATCTGTAATGCTGATGGCCTCCCAGAGCCCACCATCACCTGGAACAACCTGTTCAATTCTACTCCTACACAGAAGACAGTCAAGCACAAAAATGGGATTGTGTCCATCACCAGTGAACTGGAAATCTACAACATTCAGAGCATCAGTGCACAGGATTTGACCTGCAGTGTAAacaacacaaatgaaaaaattgagttgcctgtgaaaataaaaggag aagaGGGATCTTCATTGCTTTGGCTGGTGATTATTGTGGTGATTTTAGTAGTCATCATAGTTCTGATTCTGATTATGCTGTTCTGGAGGAAGATAATATGCAGGAGGAGTTGA
- the LOC116439136 gene encoding OX-2 membrane glycoprotein-like isoform X3: protein MPGSVKQIFSSNMTLRVLVLCLACSGLGKANVVPQAKHTKVRMGDSVTLSCALTKAMDVLQVTWQKDSEELHDNIATYSKTNGLKIHKPYEDRMNFTSLELYKTSITFWDTRMDDSGCYKCLFNAYPFGTFSGDTCLSVFGLNASVHYNISEGRLIVICNADGLPEPTITWNNLFNSTPTQKTVKHKNGIVSITSELEIYNIQSISAQDLTCSVNNTNEKIELPVKIKGEEGSSLLWLVIIVVILVVIIVLILIMLFWRKIICRRS, encoded by the exons ATGCCGGGCTCG GTAAAGCAGATTTTCTCTTCCAACATGACTTTACGagttctggttttgtgtttggcATGTTCTGGGCTTGGAAAGGCAAATG TGGTTCCACAGGCTAAACACACAAAAGTGAGAATGGGTGACAGTGTGACTCTGAGCTGTGCCCTGACAAAAGCCATGGATGTTCTGCAAGTGACGTGGCAAAAGGACTCCGAAGAATTACATGATAATATAGCTAcatacagcaaaacaaatggaTTAAAGATTCACAAGCCCTATGAAGACAGAATGAATTTCACAAGCTTGGAACTCTACAAGACAAGCATAACTTTTTGGGATACTAGAATGGATGATTCAGGATGTTACAAGTGTCTCTTCAATGCTTACCCTTTTGGCACCTTCTCAGGAGATACCTGCCTGAGTGTTTTTG GTCTCAATGCATCTGTCCATTACAACATTTCTGAAGGTCGTTTGATAGTCATCTGTAATGCTGATGGCCTCCCAGAGCCCACCATCACCTGGAACAACCTGTTCAATTCTACTCCTACACAGAAGACAGTCAAGCACAAAAATGGGATTGTGTCCATCACCAGTGAACTGGAAATCTACAACATTCAGAGCATCAGTGCACAGGATTTGACCTGCAGTGTAAacaacacaaatgaaaaaattgagttgcctgtgaaaataaaaggag aagaGGGATCTTCATTGCTTTGGCTGGTGATTATTGTGGTGATTTTAGTAGTCATCATAGTTCTGATTCTGATTATGCTGTTCTGGAGGAAGATAATATGCAGGAGGAGTTGA